From the Anser cygnoides isolate HZ-2024a breed goose chromosome 24, Taihu_goose_T2T_genome, whole genome shotgun sequence genome, one window contains:
- the MAP3K6 gene encoding mitogen-activated protein kinase kinase kinase 6 isoform X2: protein MEAPGPPPAPAAGSCWQDPLAVAGTAGRPVCGARRRALSVVCVLGREPAACPALRCLRDACRELRARLHTLPFGTLALGDTGTLDRFYNADVAVVELSDAVCQPSLFYHLGVRESFNMPHNVLLCCHSALPGLQALQEDICQKNSDLCGTYTFIPYAVTAQNKVVCCDAGAMKCLTELFQPSFGTEPFFTPLAARLVRLLEGVPTNSCGYFRETIRRDIRRAREMFRGEQLSRELARIQQRLDSVELLSLDIIVNLLLSYRDVQDYDSIISLVETLRALPTCDVAEQPNVRFHYAFALSRRNRAGDRAQALSVLLPAVERGDGAAPDLLCLCGRIYKDTFISSSFTDTRARDRALYWYSKAFEVEPSLHAGINAAVLLVAAGHQFESSVRLQQIGVKLSCLQGRKGSLEELRHYWDVGFCLGAGILANDLSKVIQASEKLYKLNAPSWYLVSVMETFLLYKHFQKSPPVPSARQELADFWLAFLLAACQPFVPAPRCPVLVLELGKVLWPAQLAVRSATEEHAVTLALVRPTEEKAVSSWNFAAAAIRGVSICKCDERGCFLYVVHAEEDFQLYFPSQQHCRWFCDRVQSFLAEQAAGSEELPSPTQPILEYSYEYSETGERVVLGRGTYGVVYTGRCLSTQVRIAIKEIPERDSRFSQPLHEEIALHKRLRHRNIVRYLGSVSQDGFIKIFMEEVPGGSLSSLLCSKWGPLKDNEPTIVFYTRQILDGLGYLHDNHIVHRDIKGDNVLINTYSGVLKISDFGTSKRLAGISPSAETFTGTLQYMAPEIIDQGPWGYGKPADIWSLGCTIIEMATGKPPFYELGSPQAAMFKVGMFKMHPEVPESMSDMAKSFILRCFEADPAKRATAAALLQDPFLASARRARGQTVPAAGDSPRLERRDGDMEGTDGTRGRSSARQGGTVGGTGDSPLLPHCPSEAAPSYSTPQGSAGSDRSQRSSSPEESGDRFVLRQDSKRRATLHRILTDEAPGIAAALQEGQSASGTRLGSEHITLLLGCLRSYIQCPARHQLRRDLLALQARLRADGLSLPHLRAPLLNFQAVVRQALRRHHVKPHWMFALDDAISQAVQAALTVLVRDLGMTASSLKEAGAKDTGDKDDPMPPRLSVPSSQTPWDSTNSGLSTGPGPGQGGSALMAQLCRLRTETDRLLRELAEKEQEWQQLVQRALRSGVGDATVPGHPQHRGEHSEATTGQRPLSPSPEPIPWSQADPLLLEWLQQHGTDPATTATLLSHGFTLRDLLGSATCDDLFYTGIRRGPAYRLWAAVLEQRRALGKGEEEQSLAPGT from the exons atgGAAGCccctggcccccccccggccccggctgccggcagctgctggcaggaccCACTGGCGGTGGCGGGCACGGCGGGCCGGCCGGTgtgcggggcgcggcggcgggcgctgaGCGTGGTGTGCGTGCTGGGCCGCGAGCCGGCCGCCTGCCCCGCGCTGCGCTGCCTGCGCGACGCCTGCCGCGAGCTGCGGGCCCGCCTGCACACGCTGCCCTTCGGCACCCTGGCGCTGGGCGACACCGGCACGCTGGACCGCTTCTACAACGCCG ACGTGGCCGTGGTGGAGCTGAGCGACGCCGTCTGCCAGCCCTCGCTCTTCTACCACCTGGGCGTGCGGGAGAGCTTCAACATGCCCCACAacgtgctgctgtgctgccacagCGCCCTGCCCGGCCTCCAGGCCCTGCAG gAGGACATCTGCCAGAAGAACTCG GACCTCTGCGGCACCTACACCTTCATCCCCTACGCCGTGACCGCCCAGAACAAGGTCGTCTGCTGCGACGCCGGGGCCATGAAGTGCCTGACCGAGCTCTTCCAGCCCAGCTTCGGCACCGAGCCCTTCTTCACCCCGCTGGCGGCGCGGCTCGTCAGGCTGCTGGAGGGGGTCCCCACCAACTCCTG TGGCTATTTTCGGGAGACGATCCGGCGCGACATCCGCCGGGCGCGGGAGATGTTCCGGGGCGAGCAGCTGAGCCGGGAGCTGGCCCGCATCCAGCAGCGCCTGGACAGCGtggagctgctcagcctggacATCATCGTCAACCTCCTCCTCTCCTACCGCGACGTGCag gatTACGACTCCATCATCTCGCTGGTGGAGACCCTGCGGGCCCTGCCGACCTGCGACGTGGCCGAGCAGCCCAACGTCCGCTTCCACTACGCCTTCGCCCTCAGCCG GCGTAACCGCGCCGGGGACCGGGCGCAGGCTCTCTCGGTGCTGCTGCCCGCGGTGGAgcgcggggacggggctgcgCCCGACCTCCTCTGCTTGTGTGGCCGCATCTACAAGGACACGTTCATCAGCTCCAGCTTCACCGACACCAGGGCGAGGGACCGAGCCTTATACTG GTACAGCAAAGCCTTCGAGGTGGAGCCCAGCCTCCACGCGGGCATCAACGCCGCCGTCCTCCTCGTGGCCGCCGGGCACCAGTTCGAAAGCTCCGTGCGGCTCCAGCAGATCG GCGTGaagctgagctgcctgcagggccgCAAGGgcagcctggaggagctgcGGCACTACTGGGACGTGGGCTTCTGCCTGGGGGCTGGCATCTTGGCCAACGACCTGAGCAAAGTCATCCAGGCCTCCGAGAAGCTCTACAAGCTCAACGCGCCCAGCTG GTACCTGGTGTCCGTCATGGAGACCTTCCTGCTCTACAAACACTTCCAGAAGAGCCCGCCGGTGCCGTCGGCCCGGCAGGAGCTGGCTGATTTCTGGCTGGCCTTCCTCCTCGCCGCGTGCCAGCCCTTCGTCCCCGCGCCGCGCTGCCCG GTCCTGGTCCTGGAGCTCGGCAAGGTGCTGTGGCCGGCCCAGCTGGCGGTGCGCAGCGCCACGGAGGAGCACGCCGTGACGCTCGCCCTCGTGCGCCCCACGGAAGAG aaaGCGGTGTCCAGCTGGAACTTCGCGGCTGCGGCCATCCGGGGGGTGAG CATCTGCAAGTGCGACGAGCGGGGTTGCTTCCTCTACGTGGTGCACGCCGAGGAGGATTTCCAGCTCTatttcccctcccagcagcactgccggtg GTTCTGCGACCGGGTCCAATCCTTCCTCGCCGAGCAGGCGGCGGGCAGCGAGgagctgcccagccccacgcagcccaTCCTGGAG TACAGCTACGAGTACTCGGAGACGGGCGAGCGGGTGGTCCTGGGCAGGGGCACCTACGGCGTCGTCTACACCGGGCGCTGCCTCAGCACCCAAGTGCGCATCGCCATCAAGGAGATCCCCGAGCGGGACAGCCG GTTCTCGCAGCCCTTGCACGAGGAGATCGCCTTGCACAAGCGCCTGCGGCACAGGAACATCGTGCGCTACCTGGGCTCCGTCAGCCAGGACGGCTTCATCAAGATCTTCATGGAGGAGGTGCCTGGAG GGAGCCTCTCGTCCCTGCTGTGCTCCAAGTGGGGCCCCCTGAAGGACAACGAGCCCACCATCGTCTTCTACACCCGCCAGATCCTCGACGGGCTCGGCTACCTCCACGACAACCACATCGTGCACCGAGACATCAAG GGAGACAACGTCCTCATCAACACGTACAGCGGGGTGCTGAAGATCTCCGACTTCGGCACCTCCAAGAGGCTGGCGGGCATCAGCCCCAGCGCTGAGACCTTCACGG GCACCCTGCAGTACATGGCCCCCGAAATCATCGACCAGGGGCCGTGGGGCTACGGGAAGCCGGCGGATATCTGGTCCCTGGGCTGCACCATCATCGAGATGGCCACGGGCAAGCCCCCCTTCTACGagctgggcagcccccaggcagcgATGTTCAAG GTGGGCATGTTCAAGATGCACCCGGAGGTGCCCGAGTCCATGTCGGACATGGCCAAGAGTTTCATCCTTCGCTGCTTCGAGGCCGACCCGGCCAAGCGGGCCACGGCGGCCGCGTTGCTGCAGGACCCGTTCCTGGCCAGCGCCAGGCGTGCCCGGGGCCAGAcggtgcctgcagcagggg ATTCCCCCCGCCTGGAGCGCcgggatggggacatggagggCACCGATGGCACCAGGGGACGGTCCTCGGCCAGGCAGGGGGGCACagtggggggcacgggggacagccccctgctcccacacTGCCCCAGTGAGGCAGCCCCCAGCTACAG CACTCCCCAGGGCTCGGCCGGCTCCGACCGCAGCCAGCGCTCGTCCTCGCCGGAGGAGAGCGGCGACCGCTTCGTACTGCGGCAGGACAGCAAGCGCCGCGCCACGCTGCACCGCATCCTCACCGACGAGGCGCCCGGTATCGCGGCTGCCTTGCAGGAGGGCCAG AGCGCGTCGGGCACGCGGCTGGGCTCGGAGCACAtcaccctgctgctgggctgcctgcgGAGCTACATCCAGTGCCCCGCACGGCACCAGCTGCGCCGCGACCTCCTGGCGCTGCAGGCGCGGCTGCGGGCGGACGGGCTCAGCCTGCCCCACCTGCGGGCTCCGCTCCTCAACTTCCAGGCGGTG GTGAGACAGGCGCTGCGCCGGCACCACGTCAAACCCCACTGGATGTTTGCGCTGGACGACGCCATCAGCCAGGCGGTGCAGGCGGCTCTCACCGTGCTCGTGAGAG acctgggaATGACGGCCAGCTCGCTGAAGGAGGCTGGCGCCAAGGACACGGGTGACAAGGACGACCCCATGCCGCCGAGGCtctctgtccccagcagccagaCCCCGTGGGACAGCACCAATTCGGGGCTCagcaccggccccggccccgggcaggggggCTCAGCACTGATGGCACAGCTCTGCCGCCTCCGCACAGAGACGGACAG GCTGCTCCGGGAGCTGGCCGAGAAGGAGCAGGAATggcagcagctggtgcagcGGGCACTTCGCTCCGGGGTCGGGGACGCCACGGTCCCCGGCCACCCCCAGCACCGTGGTGAGCACAGCGAGGCCACCACGGGGCAGCGTcccttgtccccgtcccctgaGCCCATCCCCTGGAGCCAGGCCGACCCCCTCCTCCTCgagtggctgcagcagcacggcACGGACCCCGCCACCACGGCCACG CTCCTGTCCCACGGCTTCACCCTGCGGGACCTGCTGGGCAGCGCCACCTGCGACGACCTCTTCTACACGGGCATCAG GCGCGGGCCGGCGTACCGCCTGTGGGCAGCCGTCCTGGAGCAGCGCCGCGCGCTTGGCAAGGGGGAAGAGGAGCAATCCTTGGCCCCAGGGACGTGA
- the MAP3K6 gene encoding mitogen-activated protein kinase kinase kinase 6 isoform X4: MHFYGAFAQGSARSKTLSCAAPELKGAPHHGLGTARGSAQLRGAAATRGAPPVLPRLGPSHTSTGALQGWRLRWLPVPQFPQRCCGAGGAAGSPLWLCGFGGRRHPAVPSVRPADVAVVELSDAVCQPSLFYHLGVRESFNMPHNVLLCCHSALPGLQALQEDICQKNSDLCGTYTFIPYAVTAQNKVVCCDAGAMKCLTELFQPSFGTEPFFTPLAARLVRLLEGVPTNSCGYFRETIRRDIRRAREMFRGEQLSRELARIQQRLDSVELLSLDIIVNLLLSYRDVQDYDSIISLVETLRALPTCDVAEQPNVRFHYAFALSRRNRAGDRAQALSVLLPAVERGDGAAPDLLCLCGRIYKDTFISSSFTDTRARDRALYWYSKAFEVEPSLHAGINAAVLLVAAGHQFESSVRLQQIGVKLSCLQGRKGSLEELRHYWDVGFCLGAGILANDLSKVIQASEKLYKLNAPSWYLVSVMETFLLYKHFQKSPPVPSARQELADFWLAFLLAACQPFVPAPRCPVLVLELGKVLWPAQLAVRSATEEHAVTLALVRPTEEKAVSSWNFAAAAIRGVSICKCDERGCFLYVVHAEEDFQLYFPSQQHCRWFCDRVQSFLAEQAAGSEELPSPTQPILEYSYEYSETGERVVLGRGTYGVVYTGRCLSTQVRIAIKEIPERDSRFSQPLHEEIALHKRLRHRNIVRYLGSVSQDGFIKIFMEEVPGGSLSSLLCSKWGPLKDNEPTIVFYTRQILDGLGYLHDNHIVHRDIKGDNVLINTYSGVLKISDFGTSKRLAGISPSAETFTGTLQYMAPEIIDQGPWGYGKPADIWSLGCTIIEMATGKPPFYELGSPQAAMFKPRLGLSSRWACSRCTRRCPSPCRTWPRVSSFAASRPTRPSGPRRPRCCRTRSWPAPGVPGARRCLQQGIPPAWSAGMGTWRAPMAPGDGPRPGRGAQWGARGTAPCSHTAPVRQPPATALPRARPAPTAASARPRRRRAATASYCGRTASAAPRCTASSPTRRPVSRLPCRRARARRARGWARSTSPCCWAACGATSSAPHGTSCAATSWRCRRGCGRTGSACPTCGLRSSTSRRW; this comes from the exons atgcatttttatggaGCGTTTGCTCAGGGCTCAGCCCGCAGCAAGACCTTGAGCTGCGCCGCACCGGAGCTCAAGGGTGCCCCTCACCATGGCCTCGGCACAGCCCGGGGGAGCGCCCAGCTCAGGGGGGCTGCGGCCACCCGAGGGGctcccccagtgctccccaggCTCGGGCCGAGCCACACGAGCACCGGGGCTCTCCAGGGCTGGCGGCTCCGCTGGCtgcctgtgcctcagtttccccagcgCTGCTGTGGCGCTGGAGGGGCAGCTGGGTCCCCGCTGTGGCTCTGCGGATTCGGGGGTCGCCGTCACCCCGCTGTCCCCTCTGTCCGTCCTGCAGACGTGGCCGTGGTGGAGCTGAGCGACGCCGTCTGCCAGCCCTCGCTCTTCTACCACCTGGGCGTGCGGGAGAGCTTCAACATGCCCCACAacgtgctgctgtgctgccacagCGCCCTGCCCGGCCTCCAGGCCCTGCAG gAGGACATCTGCCAGAAGAACTCG GACCTCTGCGGCACCTACACCTTCATCCCCTACGCCGTGACCGCCCAGAACAAGGTCGTCTGCTGCGACGCCGGGGCCATGAAGTGCCTGACCGAGCTCTTCCAGCCCAGCTTCGGCACCGAGCCCTTCTTCACCCCGCTGGCGGCGCGGCTCGTCAGGCTGCTGGAGGGGGTCCCCACCAACTCCTG TGGCTATTTTCGGGAGACGATCCGGCGCGACATCCGCCGGGCGCGGGAGATGTTCCGGGGCGAGCAGCTGAGCCGGGAGCTGGCCCGCATCCAGCAGCGCCTGGACAGCGtggagctgctcagcctggacATCATCGTCAACCTCCTCCTCTCCTACCGCGACGTGCag gatTACGACTCCATCATCTCGCTGGTGGAGACCCTGCGGGCCCTGCCGACCTGCGACGTGGCCGAGCAGCCCAACGTCCGCTTCCACTACGCCTTCGCCCTCAGCCG GCGTAACCGCGCCGGGGACCGGGCGCAGGCTCTCTCGGTGCTGCTGCCCGCGGTGGAgcgcggggacggggctgcgCCCGACCTCCTCTGCTTGTGTGGCCGCATCTACAAGGACACGTTCATCAGCTCCAGCTTCACCGACACCAGGGCGAGGGACCGAGCCTTATACTG GTACAGCAAAGCCTTCGAGGTGGAGCCCAGCCTCCACGCGGGCATCAACGCCGCCGTCCTCCTCGTGGCCGCCGGGCACCAGTTCGAAAGCTCCGTGCGGCTCCAGCAGATCG GCGTGaagctgagctgcctgcagggccgCAAGGgcagcctggaggagctgcGGCACTACTGGGACGTGGGCTTCTGCCTGGGGGCTGGCATCTTGGCCAACGACCTGAGCAAAGTCATCCAGGCCTCCGAGAAGCTCTACAAGCTCAACGCGCCCAGCTG GTACCTGGTGTCCGTCATGGAGACCTTCCTGCTCTACAAACACTTCCAGAAGAGCCCGCCGGTGCCGTCGGCCCGGCAGGAGCTGGCTGATTTCTGGCTGGCCTTCCTCCTCGCCGCGTGCCAGCCCTTCGTCCCCGCGCCGCGCTGCCCG GTCCTGGTCCTGGAGCTCGGCAAGGTGCTGTGGCCGGCCCAGCTGGCGGTGCGCAGCGCCACGGAGGAGCACGCCGTGACGCTCGCCCTCGTGCGCCCCACGGAAGAG aaaGCGGTGTCCAGCTGGAACTTCGCGGCTGCGGCCATCCGGGGGGTGAG CATCTGCAAGTGCGACGAGCGGGGTTGCTTCCTCTACGTGGTGCACGCCGAGGAGGATTTCCAGCTCTatttcccctcccagcagcactgccggtg GTTCTGCGACCGGGTCCAATCCTTCCTCGCCGAGCAGGCGGCGGGCAGCGAGgagctgcccagccccacgcagcccaTCCTGGAG TACAGCTACGAGTACTCGGAGACGGGCGAGCGGGTGGTCCTGGGCAGGGGCACCTACGGCGTCGTCTACACCGGGCGCTGCCTCAGCACCCAAGTGCGCATCGCCATCAAGGAGATCCCCGAGCGGGACAGCCG GTTCTCGCAGCCCTTGCACGAGGAGATCGCCTTGCACAAGCGCCTGCGGCACAGGAACATCGTGCGCTACCTGGGCTCCGTCAGCCAGGACGGCTTCATCAAGATCTTCATGGAGGAGGTGCCTGGAG GGAGCCTCTCGTCCCTGCTGTGCTCCAAGTGGGGCCCCCTGAAGGACAACGAGCCCACCATCGTCTTCTACACCCGCCAGATCCTCGACGGGCTCGGCTACCTCCACGACAACCACATCGTGCACCGAGACATCAAG GGAGACAACGTCCTCATCAACACGTACAGCGGGGTGCTGAAGATCTCCGACTTCGGCACCTCCAAGAGGCTGGCGGGCATCAGCCCCAGCGCTGAGACCTTCACGG GCACCCTGCAGTACATGGCCCCCGAAATCATCGACCAGGGGCCGTGGGGCTACGGGAAGCCGGCGGATATCTGGTCCCTGGGCTGCACCATCATCGAGATGGCCACGGGCAAGCCCCCCTTCTACGagctgggcagcccccaggcagcgATGTTCAAG CCCCGCTTGGGCCTCTCCTCCAGGTGGGCATGTTCAAGATGCACCCGGAGGTGCCCGAGTCCATGTCGGACATGGCCAAGAGTTTCATCCTTCGCTGCTTCGAGGCCGACCCGGCCAAGCGGGCCACGGCGGCCGCGTTGCTGCAGGACCCGTTCCTGGCCAGCGCCAGGCGTGCCCGGGGCCAGAcggtgcctgcagcagggg ATTCCCCCCGCCTGGAGCGCcgggatggggacatggagggCACCGATGGCACCAGGGGACGGTCCTCGGCCAGGCAGGGGGGCACagtggggggcacgggggacagccccctgctcccacacTGCCCCAGTGAGGCAGCCCCCAGCTACAG CACTCCCCAGGGCTCGGCCGGCTCCGACCGCAGCCAGCGCTCGTCCTCGCCGGAGGAGAGCGGCGACCGCTTCGTACTGCGGCAGGACAGCAAGCGCCGCGCCACGCTGCACCGCATCCTCACCGACGAGGCGCCCGGTATCGCGGCTGCCTTGCAGGAGGGCCAG AGCGCGTCGGGCACGCGGCTGGGCTCGGAGCACAtcaccctgctgctgggctgcctgcgGAGCTACATCCAGTGCCCCGCACGGCACCAGCTGCGCCGCGACCTCCTGGCGCTGCAGGCGCGGCTGCGGGCGGACGGGCTCAGCCTGCCCCACCTGCGGGCTCCGCTCCTCAACTTCCAGGCGGTGGTGA
- the MAP3K6 gene encoding mitogen-activated protein kinase kinase kinase 6 isoform X3 has protein sequence MHFYGAFAQGSARSKTLSCAAPELKGAPHHGLGTARGSAQLRGAAATRGAPPVLPRLGPSHTSTGALQGWRLRWLPVPQFPQRCCGAGGAAGSPLWLCGFGGRRHPAVPSVRPADVAVVELSDAVCQPSLFYHLGVRESFNMPHNVLLCCHSALPGLQALQEDICQKNSDLCGTYTFIPYAVTAQNKVVCCDAGAMKCLTELFQPSFGTEPFFTPLAARLVRLLEGVPTNSCGYFRETIRRDIRRAREMFRGEQLSRELARIQQRLDSVELLSLDIIVNLLLSYRDVQDYDSIISLVETLRALPTCDVAEQPNVRFHYAFALSRRNRAGDRAQALSVLLPAVERGDGAAPDLLCLCGRIYKDTFISSSFTDTRARDRALYWYSKAFEVEPSLHAGINAAVLLVAAGHQFESSVRLQQIGVKLSCLQGRKGSLEELRHYWDVGFCLGAGILANDLSKVIQASEKLYKLNAPSWYLVSVMETFLLYKHFQKSPPVPSARQELADFWLAFLLAACQPFVPAPRCPVLVLELGKVLWPAQLAVRSATEEHAVTLALVRPTEEKAVSSWNFAAAAIRGVSICKCDERGCFLYVVHAEEDFQLYFPSQQHCRWFCDRVQSFLAEQAAGSEELPSPTQPILEYSYEYSETGERVVLGRGTYGVVYTGRCLSTQVRIAIKEIPERDSRFSQPLHEEIALHKRLRHRNIVRYLGSVSQDGFIKIFMEEVPGGSLSSLLCSKWGPLKDNEPTIVFYTRQILDGLGYLHDNHIVHRDIKGDNVLINTYSGVLKISDFGTSKRLAGISPSAETFTGTLQYMAPEIIDQGPWGYGKPADIWSLGCTIIEMATGKPPFYELGSPQAAMFKVGMFKMHPEVPESMSDMAKSFILRCFEADPAKRATAAALLQDPFLASARRARGQTVPAAGDSPRLERRDGDMEGTDGTRGRSSARQGGTVGGTGDSPLLPHCPSEAAPSYSTPQGSAGSDRSQRSSSPEESGDRFVLRQDSKRRATLHRILTDEAPGIAAALQEGQSASGTRLGSEHITLLLGCLRSYIQCPARHQLRRDLLALQARLRADGLSLPHLRAPLLNFQAVVSASGETGAAPAPRQTPLDVCAGRRHQPGGAGGSHRARERPGNDGQLAEGGWRQGHG, from the exons atgcatttttatggaGCGTTTGCTCAGGGCTCAGCCCGCAGCAAGACCTTGAGCTGCGCCGCACCGGAGCTCAAGGGTGCCCCTCACCATGGCCTCGGCACAGCCCGGGGGAGCGCCCAGCTCAGGGGGGCTGCGGCCACCCGAGGGGctcccccagtgctccccaggCTCGGGCCGAGCCACACGAGCACCGGGGCTCTCCAGGGCTGGCGGCTCCGCTGGCtgcctgtgcctcagtttccccagcgCTGCTGTGGCGCTGGAGGGGCAGCTGGGTCCCCGCTGTGGCTCTGCGGATTCGGGGGTCGCCGTCACCCCGCTGTCCCCTCTGTCCGTCCTGCAGACGTGGCCGTGGTGGAGCTGAGCGACGCCGTCTGCCAGCCCTCGCTCTTCTACCACCTGGGCGTGCGGGAGAGCTTCAACATGCCCCACAacgtgctgctgtgctgccacagCGCCCTGCCCGGCCTCCAGGCCCTGCAG gAGGACATCTGCCAGAAGAACTCG GACCTCTGCGGCACCTACACCTTCATCCCCTACGCCGTGACCGCCCAGAACAAGGTCGTCTGCTGCGACGCCGGGGCCATGAAGTGCCTGACCGAGCTCTTCCAGCCCAGCTTCGGCACCGAGCCCTTCTTCACCCCGCTGGCGGCGCGGCTCGTCAGGCTGCTGGAGGGGGTCCCCACCAACTCCTG TGGCTATTTTCGGGAGACGATCCGGCGCGACATCCGCCGGGCGCGGGAGATGTTCCGGGGCGAGCAGCTGAGCCGGGAGCTGGCCCGCATCCAGCAGCGCCTGGACAGCGtggagctgctcagcctggacATCATCGTCAACCTCCTCCTCTCCTACCGCGACGTGCag gatTACGACTCCATCATCTCGCTGGTGGAGACCCTGCGGGCCCTGCCGACCTGCGACGTGGCCGAGCAGCCCAACGTCCGCTTCCACTACGCCTTCGCCCTCAGCCG GCGTAACCGCGCCGGGGACCGGGCGCAGGCTCTCTCGGTGCTGCTGCCCGCGGTGGAgcgcggggacggggctgcgCCCGACCTCCTCTGCTTGTGTGGCCGCATCTACAAGGACACGTTCATCAGCTCCAGCTTCACCGACACCAGGGCGAGGGACCGAGCCTTATACTG GTACAGCAAAGCCTTCGAGGTGGAGCCCAGCCTCCACGCGGGCATCAACGCCGCCGTCCTCCTCGTGGCCGCCGGGCACCAGTTCGAAAGCTCCGTGCGGCTCCAGCAGATCG GCGTGaagctgagctgcctgcagggccgCAAGGgcagcctggaggagctgcGGCACTACTGGGACGTGGGCTTCTGCCTGGGGGCTGGCATCTTGGCCAACGACCTGAGCAAAGTCATCCAGGCCTCCGAGAAGCTCTACAAGCTCAACGCGCCCAGCTG GTACCTGGTGTCCGTCATGGAGACCTTCCTGCTCTACAAACACTTCCAGAAGAGCCCGCCGGTGCCGTCGGCCCGGCAGGAGCTGGCTGATTTCTGGCTGGCCTTCCTCCTCGCCGCGTGCCAGCCCTTCGTCCCCGCGCCGCGCTGCCCG GTCCTGGTCCTGGAGCTCGGCAAGGTGCTGTGGCCGGCCCAGCTGGCGGTGCGCAGCGCCACGGAGGAGCACGCCGTGACGCTCGCCCTCGTGCGCCCCACGGAAGAG aaaGCGGTGTCCAGCTGGAACTTCGCGGCTGCGGCCATCCGGGGGGTGAG CATCTGCAAGTGCGACGAGCGGGGTTGCTTCCTCTACGTGGTGCACGCCGAGGAGGATTTCCAGCTCTatttcccctcccagcagcactgccggtg GTTCTGCGACCGGGTCCAATCCTTCCTCGCCGAGCAGGCGGCGGGCAGCGAGgagctgcccagccccacgcagcccaTCCTGGAG TACAGCTACGAGTACTCGGAGACGGGCGAGCGGGTGGTCCTGGGCAGGGGCACCTACGGCGTCGTCTACACCGGGCGCTGCCTCAGCACCCAAGTGCGCATCGCCATCAAGGAGATCCCCGAGCGGGACAGCCG GTTCTCGCAGCCCTTGCACGAGGAGATCGCCTTGCACAAGCGCCTGCGGCACAGGAACATCGTGCGCTACCTGGGCTCCGTCAGCCAGGACGGCTTCATCAAGATCTTCATGGAGGAGGTGCCTGGAG GGAGCCTCTCGTCCCTGCTGTGCTCCAAGTGGGGCCCCCTGAAGGACAACGAGCCCACCATCGTCTTCTACACCCGCCAGATCCTCGACGGGCTCGGCTACCTCCACGACAACCACATCGTGCACCGAGACATCAAG GGAGACAACGTCCTCATCAACACGTACAGCGGGGTGCTGAAGATCTCCGACTTCGGCACCTCCAAGAGGCTGGCGGGCATCAGCCCCAGCGCTGAGACCTTCACGG GCACCCTGCAGTACATGGCCCCCGAAATCATCGACCAGGGGCCGTGGGGCTACGGGAAGCCGGCGGATATCTGGTCCCTGGGCTGCACCATCATCGAGATGGCCACGGGCAAGCCCCCCTTCTACGagctgggcagcccccaggcagcgATGTTCAAG GTGGGCATGTTCAAGATGCACCCGGAGGTGCCCGAGTCCATGTCGGACATGGCCAAGAGTTTCATCCTTCGCTGCTTCGAGGCCGACCCGGCCAAGCGGGCCACGGCGGCCGCGTTGCTGCAGGACCCGTTCCTGGCCAGCGCCAGGCGTGCCCGGGGCCAGAcggtgcctgcagcagggg ATTCCCCCCGCCTGGAGCGCcgggatggggacatggagggCACCGATGGCACCAGGGGACGGTCCTCGGCCAGGCAGGGGGGCACagtggggggcacgggggacagccccctgctcccacacTGCCCCAGTGAGGCAGCCCCCAGCTACAG CACTCCCCAGGGCTCGGCCGGCTCCGACCGCAGCCAGCGCTCGTCCTCGCCGGAGGAGAGCGGCGACCGCTTCGTACTGCGGCAGGACAGCAAGCGCCGCGCCACGCTGCACCGCATCCTCACCGACGAGGCGCCCGGTATCGCGGCTGCCTTGCAGGAGGGCCAG AGCGCGTCGGGCACGCGGCTGGGCTCGGAGCACAtcaccctgctgctgggctgcctgcgGAGCTACATCCAGTGCCCCGCACGGCACCAGCTGCGCCGCGACCTCCTGGCGCTGCAGGCGCGGCTGCGGGCGGACGGGCTCAGCCTGCCCCACCTGCGGGCTCCGCTCCTCAACTTCCAGGCGGTGGTGAGTGCCTCGG GTGAGACAGGCGCTGCGCCGGCACCACGTCAAACCCCACTGGATGTTTGCGCTGGACGACGCCATCAGCCAGGCGGTGCAGGCGGCTCTCACCGTGCTCGTGAGAG acctgggaATGACGGCCAGCTCGCTGAAGGAGGCTGGCGCCAAGGACACGGGTGA